From the genome of Solanum pennellii chromosome 6, SPENNV200:
AAGTTGGAGGGCTCTTGGCTGCAGGACGAACAACCTTAGGACTTTGAGAGTATTGGTTGTAACTTGGAGAAGAAGAATGTCTGTCACCCTTTTTTCTTGCATTTGAAGCAAACGAACTAGACTCTGACTTAAAATTTCGCCGTGGAATTGGAGGAGGAGGTCGTGATGGAGGTGGAGCTCTTGTAGGTTGTGTAAAAAGAGGAATCTCTGATACACTAAGCCACACATCATCAGAAGGCAGCATTTGGTCCTCTGATCTTGGGGACGTATCTGATCCGAAGTGTGTTTCATGAATATTGCCACTTGGATATGAAGGGGGGGAGCCAGCTGGACCAAAAGATCTCTGAGGATCAGCTGAAGGTATGTCAAACAGAGGAGAGTCCTGAAAACCATCCGCAGGCACCTTTTTCTGTGAGCGGCTATCAGAAGATCTGGAAGAAGATTTTCCGATGTTTTCTCTAGAAGAAGAGGCTTGTGTGTCACTCCTTCCAGATCCTGCCCTCTGAGGACTCCCTCCCGTCCCTCTGTTAGTCCTAGCAGAGTACAATGGAGGGACAGACTTACTAAAACCATTCAGTGGATCTAAATCATCAAGAACTCCTCCACTAACCGATGAAGCTTCAGAGTGTGCATTTCCAGATTTACCTAGCTGACCAATCTGCTCAAGTGGATCCATGAACTCCCCCGAATTAGACAAAGGTGACATTGAGGTTGGCCCTAGACCTGCAAAAGGGTCATCCAGAGCAATAGTACTTTGATTTGAATTTCCAGTGGGTTTGGAGTAATGACTAGACTCTGTGAATGACCTGTGCAAAACCACCTGTCGCTCATTAGACAATCACATTGCAGGATAACAAAGATAGGATAACAATTTGGACGTACAAATGAGTACATCAATTTATTCTAATTAAAAACACTAATTGCAACTGATATGCCAAGGAAAAATGCACCAACATGTCAAAGTGTCTATTGTTTTCTAGTCAGTCTAaaaagaaattcatgaaaattgaAAGGGCAAACGGAAATATGAACTGGCTTTGTTTTACGACAAGACACACTACTAAGCACCAACAATTACCAAAACTTTGAGAATTCTAACCAGAATTATATGTATTCCACTACAACAGTtacatattttgtatttttattgtttggATAAAGTACcaccattttttttccaagtatGGATAAAGTACAACAGTTTACATTTTCTGTGTGCCATCACGTAGTGTTCATACGCTGTTCTTACTTCACCTAATTAAAGCATTTTCAGCCTATAGGGAGCATATAgacataatatatcaagtaattccatatataaacaataataagaaataCAAATTTCCAAAAGCTAAAAGATACTACAAGAATTTTGTGATACGTTCTATCCTATTCGACATGCAAGAGGGCAAAATCTGTTACATCCTTTCAGGCTGTATTCAAATAGCATAGACAGTAGTATGCATGTGAGCAATGAGCATAATGGCCTTCTGCAGTACCCAGATTCCTGTTCCACCACCCCACCCCCTTATCAAAATAATGTATGTAAGACCGTACAGAAGTAAAATGTTCTCTGCTCTTTGGTAGTCCATAACCTTCTCATCACTAACTAAACTAGTTGGGATCAGCTATATAAACAACAATACCTTAATTTTGTAGCCATTCTAGTCATTACTTTGATTTCAATGAGAAATAGCTTAAATTATTTAAAGCACAATGATAAGAGAAACAAGTGGAGCTTTGAGAAATATGAGAAATTACCTCTTATTACTGGTGGAAGTGCTACTCCCAAAACCAGCTAACAAATCATCAAACTCTTTGGCACTCGAGCTCGTACTGCTCTTAGGCCCTGTTACCTTCTCATTCGACTTCAAATTCCCAAGCAGATCACCAAAGTGTTCGTCCTTCATCTTTGGTTGTGGTGGCGAAGTCATTGTAGCAAAAACGTTGTCGTCAAATCTCACAGTGGATGCAGATGTTTCAGATTCCGATTTGCTCTTCAGTCCTGGCAATCCATCAAAAATATCCTCGTCGTACACAGGCTTGTCATACACCGGAACAGACGATGTTTTACTGTTGTTATAGCTATTCGAATCATTGCCAGTATTGAAAATTGAATCGTAATTGATATCATTCATCGACGAAGATTTACTGTTGTTATTACTAGACTTGGTGTATTTTGGAGGTCCACCGAAGACGTCTTTGTACAATAAACCATCAGGATCATCATACAATGGTGAAGATGACGATGATCGTACGGAAGAGGAACGACGATCTCCACCGTCGGATCTCATCGGAGCCGATTTTCCACCGGGTCTAAACCCGTAATCTCGAGTCAACATATCTAGGTCATCCATCGAAGATATATATTAAAGCCGTTTCAGATCTGGACCGAATTACCTTGAAAACACTGCAATTGCTGTTGGTATGATctgaaaattagaagaaattgAAAGGCCAATACGGtcaaccgaaatcacaaagcagaAATGTGAATGATCAGAAATTGCATCAATATGAATAAATATCTATCTATCAATACATATGAATATATGTACGTATAGGTAGAGAGAGAAAATTGGTGAATTAGGGTTTGAAGAGGAGGAGGACTGAGTATCCGGTGACtgtttctctctcttcttcttcttcttcttttctctctacttcttcttcttcctccgcCTCCGTCGTGCGCCTTTGTTTTCTCGTTTATCGGCGATTTTTATCTCACTTGTTATTGATTGGGTTCAATTTCGTCGAAGAACCTTTTTACTTTTTGGGCgaaattttgattcttttttgtttcattGTGGAATATTGATTCTAGCTTAATATATTGTTGGCTAGACATTAAAATGATAATGTggcaagtatttttttttattttaaaattataattatgtattttatttttttatatattaaaattttgaacaaaatttaaatactgtataacaaaatttatttggaTATAATAATTCCAATAAAATTTTctccaatttcataatttaaatcaGAGATCTCTAATTAAGGGTGATATATCATCACCCTCAATAGTCATaataattatgtatttgatGTTTGTGTAGTTGAGAGTCATTagttttttacaaaaaaaaaaaatggatcctcattaattttcttcttatttcttttttcatttatcatattaattgtggttatttttaacttttctttattatttttaacgagtatatatttttctttagttgAGAGTTtatccaaataatatttttaactttacaATGTtgtacatatatcattttttgtatattttatttataaaattatattagataTGGTGTTGTTGTTAGTTTGTTTTGATTCACTTATTAGTATATGTTatagttcaaaataaataaaaaatagtacgAATTTAAATGTGTTAGGTCTCAGAACGCGAAGAATACTGAGTATTCTctcattataaattttatgaattttgtgtttgatttCTAATTGTTTTTCATAAgagatattattattaaaatatattttttgacataaatttaaattagtaaatcTCAAAATATGTAACATTATTATACCTTGCCTTATTAagaataatgttttttttcttctgttaATAAGTGGTACAAGCTTATGCTATATTGCTATTCTAAAGTTTCTTAGACTTTACCGATCATTATGCCTTGGCCTAATGTCAATTTCAAATCCCAAAAAGGTGGCTCACTATACTTTTTTCAacaagtaaataataataacaatatgtttagtaaaattttataaaataaatataaaaattataaaatatttaaatattatatttacttTGACCagtaaataaattgtttttataaaaaccCTCAGCTCTAAATGAACTCAATAAGTAATCAGATTAAAGTAATATGAATGGTTTTAACAAtagatttgatattttatatattcactTTGTTGAGATTAGATGTTACTGATTTTATTGTAGTAGTTTGAGAAAACAATTACACTATCTATTTAAATGAgtactattattatattattgacaCAAGCATAGTTGTTTGGTTGATTTGTTGACTATAATGACAACAAATAAAtttccatttatttatttgtaattaatATAGAACAGGATGCTTGAATTGTAGTAATATATTTGTTTCtatgttttattatattatttagacAATTTTGCAATCAAAGAAAAGGTCTTcatgatttatgtatttttctattttacacGTCTATAATTGCCACCAATAGTCAATTTATTCGCTTTTTTGATTGAGACTTAGAACTTGATTAAACTGGATCAAACATTAACTCTAACCTACccacaatttatttaatttttaatcttttattgTATTATcgaatttaaaaagaaaaaggagaagtgaaaatcaaatttagatatattatgtaaaatatCTAACGAAGACTATAAAGGATCGTTTGGATGATTAGATTGCAAATGAATTATATCAAAATTGTATTGTGAAAATAATATCAAGATTAAACAATGACAAGATTATATCAGATAAGTATTCAAagtattttctcccttttttcttAATGCAAGACACATCAAATTTCAGTTTCTCTCGTATAGATTAAAGAAAATGATTcgaaataaaaaagttttttttttttaatctttgttTCTTATGATCAATTGGTGACCAGCTGTAATGGGTAAGATTGTTCAATCTAATCAATTGGTTCTTTTACTTGAGTTTGGATTTGGAATCAATTGGTGCCTACTATGATTCAACAATTATATATTCAgtataaatttctaaaataaaataaagtttatataCTTTATCAATAGTTTAGAAATAgagaaattaattttgatagatcgaagaaaaaaattaaaaataatgtagaAATCAAGTAAAGATTCTATTTTATTAAACTTCGTATAAATAGAGTCTGAAGAGTATTTACAGACCTTATCACTACTTTAGAAGTAGAGAATCAATTTTAATAGACCATCAagaaatgattaatttttttctattttactaaACTTCATATATGTGATGAACAAGATGAAGAGTCAAcgcaaaaataatttaaatatgtgaATAAAAAATACACGTATACTCTTACCTAGTAAGGAAGTGAGAGAAGTTAGCTCTATATATGATAAGTATACGGAGAAATAAAGtttggttgaaaaaaaaaattaacgatTAATATTAGTGGTACATAATTAATAACGAAGATTGATAATTATAGTGGATAATAGTGATGATTGATGATTGAcagaaaaatgaacaaaaaaaatttatggccCATGCAGGTCTCGAACCTGCGACCTTCGCGTTATTAGCACGACGCTCTAACCAACTGAGCTAATGGGCCTTGTAGTGCTAAATTATTCTAATGTATATTCTAATAACGTATTTAAACGTTTTATGTTCCTCACAAAAACATTGGATTCTGGTGCCAGTCTGCGTACATACATTTTTATAAGTAGCCGTTGTTGTCCGCCTTCACCATTTCAAATTCGAACCAACAAATTAAAGCtatacaaaaaaacaaaatgccATCGACAGCCCCATCACCTTTTCCCGACAATCAGATCCGCCGGCCAATATCTGGCCGGAAACCGCTTCAACCGAAGAATACTCCGGCAACTCCAGTTACATCCAATTCAAATAAACCTGAAAAATGGATCGAAAACTCAGTAACTCAAAACTCAAACAAGGAGAATCTTCATCCAGATATTTCGATTCCGAAAAAGGCAACAAATCCAATCAGCTGCATTCAGGATGAACCTTTCGATTCATCGTTAGCTGAGGAGCTTAGTGCCATTCGTGAAAAGCTGGAGAGGCTGAAAGGCGATAAAGAGAAAACAGAGAAGATGTTGAAAGAAAGGGATTTGATGCTGGATTTGCAGATGAAAGAGCTCTTCAACAGAGGGGAGATGCAGAAACAGCTTGAACTTGAAGTTGATCGGCTTTTCCGATTGAACGAGCTCAGATTATCCTGCACGGTAACTCTATTTTATTCTGATTGCTTTCAGGTGAACTTAAGTCTGATAAAAAAtggaaaactaaaataattcCAAAATCTGTTTTTGTAATAAAAcacaactaataaaaaaaaaatgaaatctcaaaaattttattttgtaatttgagaTTTATCTTAGATGAAGATgcaagaaatttaaaatataaatcctcttataagttgatttttttttgaatgattttCTTGTTTATGGTTGCGTGAAACTCAATGAAATGAACATGATTACCGTCTGGGGCGGATCTAGAGGGTCACGAGGGTGTTCACCACatatatattgatgtttttttttacaccaataattgtttttaatgtaaatatatGGATTTTGAATCGCACGAATACACTAGTCAAGAGGGTTGACGTTTAGGGTTCAAAATTCATCTTGAGGTTTTAAGTTCAAATTGAGGCACGATGATCACATTGAGATGAAATTGATTGATGGTGAATGTATATTGCAGCAAAAAATTTCTCCAATTCGAACGCTCAGGGagaagatagaagaaaagaagataaaGGGTGATCATCTAAAGGCAAGTAGAACATTTACTAGCGAATCTCCTCTGCTAAACAGAGctaaatttttgtttcttttgttgaCATTGATATGgaaactttatatttttcttataggaGCTGAATTacgatgaagaagatgaaatcATGACCGATAGCTCATCGGACAAGGACCCAAATGCATAGGGAATGAATTTACAGCTATAGTCACAAAAGATAATGTTTTGCATCGTCTGAAAATCTCCTGCAACACAGCATTTTCCTTTTCATACAATTCGAACCTTCAACATACTAGTTGTTGGCTAATTGTCTCGTGTTGAACTACCAGTTTGTTGTATAAATATATTGGTTTTATCAATGTTTGTCCCTTGAAATTATTCTGTTGTTTTCGCTGTCTATTGCGATTGATCTGTGCTTGAGGGTCTCCTGTTTTCCCCTGTATGACATATCCTTTGGCACCACAGCACTGACAGCACTAAATATTGTACTCAATTGAACAAATATTAAGTTAGGAAAAGAATTGGCTGTTAGTATTATGTAATGTGTATAGAGAAAATACAAAGAGTATTATGTAATGTGTATAGAGAAAATACAAAGAGTATTATCttcaaaaaaacaagaaaaataaacaataatattacATGAATGAAgcataaccaaaaaaaaaaaaaagatttctaTCTTCTCTTCCACATCCTGATCTCAAGCATTAAAGCAGTGATGAATAAAATAACCAAAACAACAGAAAAACCAGCCTTCCATGAACTTCCTGCATTTCCTAAATGGATACCATAGAAAACATTTATTGTTGCCAAAAGTATCAATACTCTCCCTGTAATGTAATGGTACCAAttccaatattttcttttttttgattcCTTGTCTGGTCTCACCAATATTGCAATAGCCTAtccattaaagaaaaaaagcCAAAATGAATATCGGTAAATCATAATCATCAATGTAATTTTTGTAAGAAAGTCACTTTAGAAACAACTTGAGCGTTGAAACAAACCTGCAAGCAACCTAGAAGAAGAATGAAGATGCCAAGGCCTTTGTGTCTATTGACATTGTTCTGAAGACGATTATTGAGAACGAGCCCACTGATAACACCCGCGAATCCAAGGATGAACGCTAACGATTGAATAGTTACATGAGAGTAAAACCAGATTGGATCATATTGCCTCAAATATCTAGCTGTCATCACCCCAATTGGCATGAGAATTCCCCATCCAAACATATTTAGAAGTCCATGGCTTCTCCTCAGGTTTGCATAAAGGGTCTTTGTCTCACTTTGACCTGTTCAACAACAACATGACAAGCATTAGAAATCAATACACAAAAACATTAACTGAGTTCACGGTCAAATATTTAGTGTATTTCTTGATACATATACATGGTCTAAGCAAAAATTTATTGAGCTCACGAACACGTAACGTATAAGTTACTTTCACCCTACTTCTGTCCCATTATTATGTGGCAATAATTGAGCAGCCATGAAGTTAAGATGCATTGTAATTTGTAGATTGTGAGAGTTttgcattttcattttcatcataATAACAAGGTGAATTTTTGTACCAAGTATGTCCTAACGAATCATGTCATTGTCATTTTCCAAATATAGAAATGTGACACTCATTTTAGGACGAGTTAAAAGAAAGTGGTACATAAACGAGGACGAACAGAGTACTTAAAATGATTCGACCAAACAAATTTActtcatattttgttttttctaaaaaaaaaagaagggaaaagcATAAGCTTAAAGCTATATCTAccccatttaaaataaaattcagcATCATGCTATTATTGAATCCAGTTCAATCAACAAACTAGACATTATTCTATTAAAGATGTTATACCTACTACTACACCATAGtactttaattttcttctttccaAACTGAGATTTGCTTTgtcttaaaagaaattaaaatacacATTTAGTTTGTTAGTGATGGGATGCCAACTATTTTGGCTTATAGAAATAGTTGATTGATTGAATTGTACGTATTGAGATTAGGAagcccctttttttttcttaaataaaactTAACAAACAACATTGGCTTCTAACCATCAGAGATATGGTGCAGTGCATGAAACTGCTCCTTTTTTAACCATAGATCTCAAGTTCAAGTcttgaatatgaaaatcatTGGTAAAGAGTATTGTTACCCCTTACTGAAGCCCTACTCGACACAAATTCAAATTAGTCAGACTCTAATACCGAACACCATAtggaaaaacaaacaaacattgGCTTCCAACTTCCTAAAGTCAAAGACGTAAAAACTACATATGTTTGTTGGTACTTAAAACATTATTATCGTTATGACTAGAATATAAAGTAAGTGATACATTTGTTGGTGCAGGGCAACTATCTTCTTACTCTTTTAGACCAATTATGATTGCCTTCATTAGAAGTTGTTCGTGGAACCCACCCACCACTACTAGTCTCCCTACTAGAaagacttttctttttttaggaTAGAATTCAAAGTAGTCATATTCTGGGTTGTAGAAGTTAATGAAAAATAGGCAATTTTTGGAATTCATAACTCTATCATGGATTTCAAATATCATGACTCTATCTTAGATTTCACACTTACTAAAGTTCGAAATTCATGGCAATGTTATAATATTATTGTatcaaaaatgttatttttcaaCGAATTCTTAGATGCTGGCCGGTTTATTATCCAAAAATAGTAAACAATGTGGCAAGTTAGTATTTTTGTCCTTTTCCTCCTTCACTACCGTGTTTGGTATCTATATTCAAGTTTCTATTATGAATTTGCATTGTGTAAGATGAGGAAACACTTTTCTGTTTATACATGAATTTTTCAAACCAAGGATGACTCGAACCTGAAGGGATACATAACTATTAAGTAGAAGAAATCATATTTATCCCAGCGCTATTTTTTAATGGTCTGATATAGTAATAGACTCACAATAGCAACTAATACTAATCAACTTACAAGGggcctctttttctttttttacggTGGTATTTAACTAGTTTTAATGCATTTCAACTAATTTCGTGAAATATCTATCACCTCCTCCAACAGCAAATATAAGTAACTCCGTTCACCAAGAAGGAAGAGactttttgatttgttttttaaaaacaaatttaacatttaaaaaaaaaggaaatactcCATGAGAGagcattttt
Proteins encoded in this window:
- the LOC107021611 gene encoding uncharacterized protein LOC107021611 — its product is MPSTAPSPFPDNQIRRPISGRKPLQPKNTPATPVTSNSNKPEKWIENSVTQNSNKENLHPDISIPKKATNPISCIQDEPFDSSLAEELSAIREKLERLKGDKEKTEKMLKERDLMLDLQMKELFNRGEMQKQLELEVDRLFRLNELRLSCTQKISPIRTLREKIEEKKIKGDHLKELNYDEEDEIMTDSSSDKDPNA